In Pseudomonas sp. MYb327, one DNA window encodes the following:
- a CDS encoding ketoacyl-ACP synthase III translates to MIGIKSIASYVPVAGVDNYAQGAKFEKDEEFILGKIGSAFLPRKGADQETSDLCVEAANALFASNPDLKRESIDALIVVTQNGDEEGLPHTAAIVQDKLGLPTTVAAFDISLGCSGYVYGIYAIKGFMEAAGLKNGLLITADPYSKIVDPEDRNTTMLFGDAATATWMGEDAAWQLGKAKFGTDGSGAPHLKVTDGVFFMNGRQVFNFALIKVPAHLHELLDESGLKSDDIDAFCIHQGSAAIVDAVARRFEGEPEKFVKDMVETGNTVSSSIPLLLEKRILDSSWKRVALSGFGVGLSWGSAIIYRP, encoded by the coding sequence ATGATTGGCATAAAAAGCATTGCGAGCTACGTTCCTGTAGCCGGCGTGGACAATTACGCACAAGGTGCAAAATTCGAAAAGGATGAAGAGTTCATCCTGGGCAAGATCGGTTCGGCCTTCCTGCCGCGCAAAGGCGCCGATCAGGAAACTTCCGATCTGTGCGTTGAAGCGGCCAATGCGCTGTTTGCCAGCAACCCTGATCTTAAACGCGAATCCATTGATGCGCTGATCGTGGTCACCCAGAACGGTGACGAAGAAGGTCTGCCGCACACGGCCGCCATCGTTCAGGACAAACTGGGCTTGCCGACTACCGTGGCGGCGTTCGATATTTCCCTGGGCTGCTCCGGCTACGTCTATGGCATTTATGCGATCAAGGGCTTCATGGAAGCGGCTGGCCTGAAAAACGGTCTGTTGATCACCGCCGACCCGTATTCGAAGATTGTCGACCCGGAAGACCGTAACACCACCATGCTGTTCGGTGACGCGGCTACCGCTACCTGGATGGGCGAAGACGCCGCGTGGCAATTGGGCAAGGCGAAGTTCGGCACAGACGGTTCTGGCGCGCCCCATCTGAAAGTGACGGATGGCGTATTCTTCATGAACGGTCGTCAGGTGTTCAATTTTGCCTTGATCAAGGTACCTGCGCATCTGCACGAACTGCTGGACGAGTCGGGACTGAAATCCGACGACATCGATGCGTTCTGCATTCACCAGGGCAGTGCGGCGATTGTCGACGCGGTGGCGCGGCGCTTCGAAGGTGAACCGGAAAAGTTCGTCAAGGACATGGTCGAGACCGGCAATACGGTGTCGTCGAGTATTCCGTTGCTGCTGGAAAAACGTATTCTCGATTCCTCCTGGAAGCGAGTCGCGCTCAGCGGTTTCGGCGTGGGGCTCTCCTGGGGGTCGGCGATCATTTATCGTCCCTGA
- a CDS encoding 6-hydroxymethylpterin diphosphokinase MptE-like protein, translated as MSEWFEDNAQVIQRRWPVLYSRLLMQDGEIQVELLEGRDSTLSVDGIQLTSRHDRLREARVQAASLPLEKTQLHVYGTGLGDLPRVLLERPGLERLYVHILNGALFKLVLQLLDHRQWLDHPRVELLFAGDLADIYTPFFALPAEMLLADDFNAKTRDRLVSEVHLSFNNLEFDPQSPFIQQRLQDCLEVLLADDDVAQLFGTCAGREIYVIGTGPTLEGHFQRLAAVRRQAERPLFICVDTAYRPLRENGIAPDLVVSIDQRISFRHLPFEASDDIPLVYMPMSDPQVLRAWKGKRYGGYSASPIYAQLRQQHPRAHLHVGGSVIHPAVDLAVKMGAERITLFGADFAFPMSKTHAGWNDGDLGPAVSQARHWVLDGQGERVRTQLNFRSYLCVLERYIAGHPQVSFFNSSRAGAMIAGTQFNPEFVQ; from the coding sequence ATGAGCGAATGGTTTGAAGACAATGCGCAGGTAATACAGCGGCGCTGGCCGGTGTTGTATTCGCGATTGTTGATGCAGGATGGTGAGATCCAGGTCGAGCTGCTGGAAGGTAGAGACTCGACGTTAAGTGTGGACGGCATTCAGCTCACCAGCCGACATGATCGTCTTCGTGAAGCCCGTGTTCAGGCAGCCAGCCTGCCGCTCGAAAAAACGCAGCTGCACGTCTACGGCACTGGCCTCGGGGATTTGCCCCGGGTGTTGCTGGAACGCCCCGGACTTGAGCGGTTGTATGTACACATCCTCAATGGCGCGCTGTTCAAACTGGTGCTGCAACTCCTTGATCATCGGCAATGGCTTGATCATCCGCGCGTGGAGCTGTTGTTCGCTGGTGATCTGGCCGACATTTACACGCCATTTTTCGCACTGCCCGCCGAAATGCTGCTGGCGGATGACTTCAACGCGAAGACTCGTGATCGACTGGTCAGCGAAGTGCATTTGAGTTTCAACAACCTTGAGTTCGATCCACAGTCACCCTTCATTCAGCAACGCTTGCAGGATTGTCTTGAAGTGTTGCTCGCCGACGACGATGTGGCGCAGTTATTTGGCACTTGTGCAGGTCGGGAAATCTATGTGATCGGTACCGGGCCGACACTCGAGGGGCATTTCCAGCGGTTGGCGGCGGTGCGACGTCAAGCCGAGCGCCCCCTGTTCATTTGTGTTGATACGGCATATCGACCCTTGCGTGAGAACGGGATTGCACCGGACCTGGTGGTGAGTATCGACCAGCGCATTAGTTTTCGGCATTTACCCTTCGAGGCATCCGACGACATCCCACTGGTATATATGCCCATGAGCGATCCGCAAGTGTTGAGGGCCTGGAAGGGCAAGCGCTATGGCGGTTATTCCGCCAGTCCGATTTACGCGCAGTTGCGTCAGCAGCACCCAAGGGCACACTTGCATGTGGGAGGCAGCGTGATCCATCCGGCGGTAGACCTGGCGGTGAAAATGGGCGCTGAGCGCATTACGCTGTTCGGCGCCGACTTTGCCTTTCCGATGAGCAAAACCCACGCCGGCTGGAATGACGGCGACCTTGGGCCGGCGGTCAGTCAGGCTCGGCACTGGGTACTGGATGGGCAGGGGGAGCGCGTCAGGACGCAGCTAAATTTCCGCAGCTACCTGTGTGTGCTTGAGCGTTACATCGCTGGACATCCGCAGGTGAGTTTCTTCAACAGCAGCCGCGCGGGAGCGATGATTGCCGGGACGCAGTTCAATCCGGAGTTCGTGCAATGA
- a CDS encoding flagellin domain-containing protein, with translation MALTVNTNTTSLNVQKNLNRASDALSTSMSRLSSGLKINSAKDDAAGLQISNRMSSQIRGQNVAIKNANDGISMAQTAEGALQESTNILQRMRELAVQARNGTNGTADQKATNAEFAQMSDELTRIAASTNLNGKNLLDGSAGTMTLQVGSNTGTANQIDLVLSSKFDAVNLSVGSGTVVLTGTTGVSGAGTANTNIDNAITAIDAAIAAIGSTRASLGASQNRLTSTISNLQNITENVTAAQGRVQDTDFAAETANLTKQQTLQQASTSVLAQANQLPSAVLKLLQ, from the coding sequence ATGGCTTTAACTGTAAACACCAATACCACATCGTTGAACGTTCAGAAAAACCTGAACCGCGCTTCCGACGCCCTGTCGACTTCGATGTCTCGCCTGTCTTCCGGCCTGAAAATCAACAGCGCTAAAGACGATGCTGCCGGCCTGCAGATCTCCAACCGCATGAGCAGCCAGATCCGCGGCCAGAACGTTGCGATCAAAAACGCCAACGACGGTATCTCGATGGCTCAGACCGCTGAAGGCGCTCTGCAAGAATCCACCAACATCCTGCAGCGCATGCGTGAACTGGCTGTTCAGGCACGTAACGGCACCAACGGTACTGCTGACCAGAAGGCAACCAACGCCGAATTCGCTCAGATGTCTGACGAACTGACTCGTATCGCCGCTTCGACCAACCTGAACGGCAAAAACCTGCTGGACGGTTCGGCTGGCACCATGACCCTGCAAGTGGGTTCCAACACTGGTACTGCCAACCAGATCGACCTGGTACTGAGCTCGAAGTTCGACGCCGTCAACCTGTCCGTAGGTAGCGGTACTGTTGTTCTGACCGGTACTACTGGAGTGTCCGGTGCTGGTACCGCGAACACCAACATCGACAATGCGATCACCGCGATCGACGCTGCCATCGCTGCCATCGGTTCGACCCGTGCAAGCCTGGGTGCTTCGCAAAACCGTCTGACCAGCACCATCTCCAACCTGCAAAACATCACTGAAAACGTTACTGCTGCACAAGGTCGCGTACAAGACACCGACTTCGCCGCAGAAACCGCCAACCTGACCAAGCAGCAAACTCTGCAACAGGCTTCCACCTCTGTTCTGGCCCAGGCTAACCAGCTGCCATCCGCTGTACTGAAGCTGCTTCAGTAA
- a CDS encoding flagellar protein FlaG has product MDMSVKLSLSYPAPKPALSIADKPAEKPRTESAHASAANSDSDSDNSEKLKMAVQEIEKFVQSIKRNLEFSIDEKSGKVVVKVIASETGEVVRQIPSAEALKLAESLHNASALLFDGKA; this is encoded by the coding sequence ATGGACATGAGCGTAAAGCTGAGTTTGTCTTACCCGGCCCCGAAACCGGCGCTCAGTATTGCTGACAAGCCGGCAGAAAAGCCTCGCACCGAGAGCGCCCATGCGAGTGCCGCCAACAGCGACTCGGATTCGGATAACTCGGAAAAATTGAAGATGGCGGTACAGGAAATCGAAAAGTTCGTTCAGTCGATCAAGCGAAACCTGGAATTCTCCATCGATGAAAAGTCCGGCAAGGTCGTGGTCAAAGTGATCGCTAGCGAGACCGGCGAAGTGGTGCGACAGATTCCGTCGGCAGAAGCGCTAAAGCTGGCTGAAAGCCTGCATAACGCCAGTGCCCTGTTGTTCGATGGAAAAGCCTGA
- the fliD gene encoding flagellar filament capping protein FliD yields MASPILPGSGLGSGLDIGAIVTALVGADKSAKQTLITKQTSINTAKISATGSLKSALATFQAAMDKLNKRDAPAFSGFSATSGTPTALTATSDNTAVNGSYKIEVVKLATGSKVATASFAGGATSAIPTGTLKISQNGIDYPVTIGANATLQSTRDAINSTLQDKGITANIITDANGSRLVVGSTTTGAGSDISMSGITGLVVNGTTKMDGTSGSAGYIDKVAGDAQIKVDGLAVSSKSNTVSGAVGGISLTLLAENQTSVVTVATNTDGLKTSLQSFIDAYNGVINTLTSLTKPGVDADGNPTSAAMTGDSLPRNLISAIRNELVSPGAGGQLAVLSQLGIQTDQKTGTLTLDSAKFTKAMTTQGLSNQVQTLFSGTDSTNGLLSRMGEAIKPYSQTGGILDQRNTSLNKVKSELSAQQVALDLRVTNLTASLTAKYNAMDLLVGQMKATASNITGFFATLNAQKSAD; encoded by the coding sequence ATGGCAAGTCCAATTTTACCGGGTTCGGGTCTAGGCTCCGGTCTCGACATCGGTGCGATCGTGACCGCGCTGGTCGGTGCCGACAAGTCCGCGAAGCAAACGCTGATCACCAAGCAGACGTCGATCAACACGGCGAAGATCTCTGCTACCGGTTCGTTGAAATCGGCCCTGGCGACGTTCCAGGCTGCCATGGACAAGCTAAACAAGCGCGATGCACCTGCGTTCTCCGGTTTTTCGGCGACTTCGGGTACGCCAACAGCACTGACCGCGACTTCCGACAATACGGCGGTCAACGGCAGCTACAAAATCGAAGTGGTCAAGCTGGCTACCGGTTCCAAAGTTGCGACTGCCTCGTTCGCCGGCGGCGCGACCAGTGCCATTCCGACTGGTACGTTGAAAATCAGTCAAAATGGTATTGATTATCCGGTCACCATCGGGGCGAATGCGACACTGCAGTCGACCCGTGACGCGATCAACAGCACCCTGCAAGACAAGGGTATCACCGCCAACATCATCACCGACGCCAACGGCTCGCGGCTGGTTGTCGGCTCGACCACCACTGGTGCCGGCTCCGATATTTCCATGAGCGGAATCACCGGACTGGTCGTCAATGGCACCACCAAGATGGACGGTACATCGGGTAGTGCCGGTTACATTGACAAGGTGGCCGGTGATGCGCAGATCAAGGTCGACGGCCTGGCAGTTTCCAGCAAGAGCAACACGGTCAGTGGGGCGGTGGGCGGTATCAGCCTGACGCTGCTGGCGGAAAACCAGACGTCGGTCGTGACGGTAGCCACCAATACCGACGGCCTTAAGACTTCGCTGCAGTCGTTTATCGATGCCTACAACGGCGTGATCAATACCTTGACCTCGCTGACCAAGCCGGGCGTGGACGCCGATGGTAATCCGACTTCAGCCGCGATGACCGGGGACTCGTTGCCGCGTAATCTGATTTCGGCCATACGTAATGAGTTGGTGTCTCCCGGTGCGGGCGGTCAACTGGCGGTACTGTCCCAGCTGGGGATTCAGACCGATCAGAAAACCGGTACCCTGACCCTGGATAGCGCCAAGTTCACCAAGGCCATGACGACCCAGGGTTTGAGCAATCAGGTGCAGACGCTGTTCAGCGGAACCGATAGCACCAACGGTCTGTTGTCGCGCATGGGTGAAGCGATCAAGCCTTACTCTCAGACTGGCGGGATCCTCGATCAGCGCAACACTAGTCTGAACAAGGTCAAGAGCGAACTGAGCGCCCAGCAGGTGGCGCTGGATTTGCGCGTGACCAACCTGACCGCCTCTCTGACCGCCAAGTACAACGCGATGGATCTCTTGGTCGGACAGATGAAGGCGACGGCCAGCAACATCACCGGCTTCTTCGCCACGCTGAACGCTCAGAAATCCGCTGACTGA
- the fliS gene encoding flagellar export chaperone FliS, which produces MNPMLALRQYQKVGAQAQTSEASPHRLVQMLMEGGLDRIAQAKGAMERKDVPGKGVSISKAIGIIGGLREGLDLEKAADTVGELDKLYAYMMKRLAEANIKSDPRILDEVAGLLRTVKEGWDAIAEPGPQF; this is translated from the coding sequence ATGAATCCGATGTTAGCCCTTCGGCAATATCAGAAAGTTGGGGCGCAAGCCCAGACGTCCGAAGCCAGTCCGCATCGCCTGGTGCAAATGCTCATGGAAGGTGGTCTGGATCGTATCGCCCAGGCCAAAGGCGCGATGGAGCGAAAGGACGTTCCAGGCAAAGGCGTATCGATCAGCAAGGCCATCGGGATCATTGGTGGTTTGCGCGAAGGTCTTGACCTTGAAAAAGCCGCCGACACGGTGGGCGAACTCGACAAGCTTTACGCTTACATGATGAAGCGTCTTGCCGAGGCGAACATCAAGAGCGACCCGCGTATTCTCGATGAAGTCGCCGGTTTGCTGCGCACGGTGAAGGAAGGCTGGGACGCCATTGCCGAGCCGGGTCCGCAGTTTTAA
- a CDS encoding flagellar protein FliT produces the protein MSLVLQRIEQTREALVGALAERNWEAIGQLDLDCRCCMEDVLSEASLDEVALRDNLEELLMVYKQLLEVAMGERQAIVDEMSQIHQAQNAAKVYHLFG, from the coding sequence ATGAGTCTTGTATTGCAGCGAATCGAACAAACCCGTGAAGCGTTGGTTGGTGCTTTGGCCGAGCGTAACTGGGAAGCTATCGGTCAATTGGACCTTGATTGCCGTTGCTGCATGGAAGACGTCTTGAGTGAGGCTTCTCTGGATGAAGTGGCGTTGCGCGACAATCTTGAAGAGTTGCTGATGGTCTACAAGCAGTTGCTTGAAGTGGCCATGGGGGAGAGGCAAGCGATAGTCGACGAGATGTCGCAGATCCACCAAGCACAAAACGCGGCAAAGGTTTACCATCTGTTTGGTTAA
- a CDS encoding sigma-54 dependent transcriptional regulator, with amino-acid sequence MWRETKILLIDDDSVRRRDLAVILNFLGEENLPCGSHDWQQAVGSLSSSREVICVLIGTVNAPGVLTGLLKTLATWDEFLPVLLMGDNSSIDLPEDQRRRVLSTLEMPPSYSKLLDSLHRAQVYREMYDQARERGRHREPNLFRSLVGTSRAIQHVRQMMQQVADTDASVLILGESGTGKEVVARNLHYHSKRREAPFVPVNCGAIPAELLESELFGHEKGAFTGAITSRAGRFELANGGTLFLDEIGDMPLPMQVKLLRVLQERTFERVGSNKTQSVDVRIIAATHKNLESMIEVGTFREDLYYRLNVFPIEMAPLRERVEDIPLLMNELISRMEHEKRGSIRFNSAAIMSLCRHGWPGNVRELANLVERMAIMHPYGVIGVVELPKKFRYVDDEDEQLVDSLRNDLEERVAINGHTPDFTANALLPPEGLDLKDYLGGLEQGLIQQALDDANGIVARAAERLRIRRTTLVEKMRKYGMSRRDGDEQADD; translated from the coding sequence ATGTGGCGTGAAACCAAAATTCTGCTGATTGATGACGATAGCGTCCGCCGCCGCGACCTGGCGGTGATTTTAAATTTTCTCGGTGAAGAAAATTTGCCTTGCGGTAGCCATGACTGGCAGCAGGCTGTCGGCTCTTTGTCATCTAGTCGTGAAGTAATCTGTGTCCTCATCGGGACGGTCAACGCTCCTGGCGTGCTGACGGGCTTGTTAAAGACACTCGCTACCTGGGATGAGTTCCTTCCGGTTTTATTGATGGGTGATAATTCTTCCATTGACTTGCCTGAAGACCAGCGTCGCCGTGTGCTTTCGACTCTCGAAATGCCGCCCAGCTACAGCAAATTGCTCGACTCGTTGCACCGTGCCCAGGTCTATCGCGAGATGTATGACCAGGCCCGCGAGCGCGGCCGTCATCGCGAACCCAATCTTTTCCGCAGTCTCGTCGGTACCAGCCGGGCGATTCAGCACGTGCGTCAGATGATGCAGCAAGTTGCCGACACCGATGCCAGCGTCTTGATCCTCGGTGAGTCCGGGACCGGCAAGGAAGTGGTCGCACGTAACCTGCATTACCATTCCAAGCGCCGTGAAGCGCCATTCGTGCCAGTCAACTGCGGTGCGATTCCGGCAGAGCTGCTGGAAAGCGAATTGTTCGGCCATGAGAAGGGCGCCTTCACGGGAGCGATTACCAGTCGTGCCGGGCGTTTTGAATTGGCCAATGGCGGTACGCTGTTCCTCGACGAAATCGGTGATATGCCGCTGCCGATGCAGGTCAAGCTGCTGCGCGTATTGCAGGAGCGTACCTTCGAGCGCGTGGGCAGCAACAAGACGCAAAGCGTCGATGTGCGCATCATCGCCGCGACCCACAAGAATCTCGAAAGCATGATCGAGGTCGGCACTTTCCGCGAAGATTTGTACTACCGTCTGAACGTATTCCCGATCGAGATGGCGCCACTGCGTGAACGTGTCGAAGATATTCCACTGCTGATGAACGAGCTGATCTCGCGCATGGAACACGAGAAGCGTGGTTCGATCCGTTTCAACTCCGCGGCAATCATGTCGCTGTGCCGTCACGGCTGGCCGGGCAACGTCCGCGAACTCGCCAACCTGGTGGAGCGCATGGCGATCATGCATCCGTACGGTGTGATCGGTGTGGTGGAGTTGCCGAAGAAATTCCGCTACGTTGACGACGAAGACGAGCAACTGGTCGACAGCCTGCGCAATGATCTCGAAGAGCGCGTGGCTATCAACGGGCATACACCGGACTTCACTGCCAATGCCTTGCTGCCGCCGGAAGGCCTGGATCTCAAGGACTACCTCGGTGGTCTGGAGCAGGGGTTGATTCAGCAGGCGCTGGATGATGCCAATGGCATCGTGGCGCGCGCTGCCGAGCGGCTGCGCATCCGTCGCACCACGCTAGTGGAAAAGATGCGCAAATACGGCATGAGTCGTCGTGATGGTGATGAACAGGCGGATGATTGA
- a CDS encoding ATP-binding protein, producing MSPVPDSLGQSSSVEQASRLGLEQAFALFNQMSSQLTDSYSMLEARVTELKGELAVVSAQRMQELAEKERLANRLQNLLDLLPGGVIVIDAQGIVREANPAACELLGLPLEGELWRHVIARCFAPREDDGHEVSLKDGRRLSIATRSLDAEPGQLVLLNDLTETRHLQDQLARHERLSSLGRMVASLAHQIRTPLSAALLYASHLTEQALPVETQQRFAGRLKERLHELEHQVRDMLVFARGELPLTDRVTPKQLMQSLQAAALTHVQDLPIRWQCDSHHGELLCSRDTLVGAILNLIENAIHASAGDVRLKVHLYTRENTLRLCVSDSGSGIADAVLARLGEPFFTTKSTGTGLGLTVVKAVARAHQGELQLRSRLGRGTCAQVILPLFSNAQGAE from the coding sequence ATGTCTCCTGTCCCTGACTCCCTGGGGCAATCGTCGTCCGTAGAGCAGGCAAGCCGGCTTGGCCTTGAGCAGGCGTTTGCGCTGTTCAACCAGATGTCGAGCCAACTGACCGATTCCTACAGCATGCTCGAAGCACGGGTAACGGAGCTCAAGGGCGAGTTGGCGGTAGTCAGCGCCCAGCGTATGCAAGAGTTGGCGGAAAAAGAACGCCTGGCCAATCGACTGCAAAACCTCCTCGATCTATTGCCTGGTGGCGTAATCGTCATCGACGCCCAAGGCATCGTGCGTGAAGCCAACCCTGCCGCATGTGAACTGCTTGGTTTGCCTCTGGAAGGCGAGTTGTGGCGCCATGTCATTGCCCGTTGTTTTGCGCCCCGTGAAGATGACGGTCACGAAGTCTCCCTCAAGGATGGTCGGCGTCTGTCGATTGCCACGCGTTCACTGGATGCCGAGCCCGGTCAGTTGGTGCTGCTCAATGACCTGACTGAAACCCGTCATCTCCAGGATCAACTGGCCCGCCATGAACGCCTGTCGTCCCTTGGTCGCATGGTCGCTTCTCTGGCTCACCAGATTCGCACGCCGTTGTCCGCCGCCTTGCTCTACGCCAGTCATTTGACTGAGCAGGCGTTGCCGGTCGAGACCCAGCAACGTTTTGCCGGTCGCCTTAAAGAGCGACTGCATGAGCTGGAGCATCAAGTGCGCGACATGTTGGTGTTCGCCCGTGGCGAGCTGCCTTTGACGGATCGGGTAACCCCCAAACAATTGATGCAATCGTTGCAGGCGGCGGCGCTGACCCATGTGCAAGATCTGCCGATCCGTTGGCAGTGCGACAGTCATCACGGCGAGTTGCTGTGCAGTCGCGATACCTTGGTCGGCGCGATCCTCAACCTCATCGAAAACGCCATTCACGCCAGTGCCGGTGATGTGCGCTTGAAGGTCCATCTATATACCCGGGAAAACACTCTGCGACTGTGCGTCAGTGATAGCGGCAGCGGCATCGCTGACGCCGTGCTGGCGCGTCTGGGTGAGCCGTTTTTCACCACCAAATCCACCGGAACCGGCCTCGGGCTGACGGTGGTCAAAGCGGTTGCGCGTGCCCATCAGGGAGAATTGCAATTGCGCTCGCGGCTCGGTCGCGGCACCTGCGCGCAGGTGATCCTGCCGTTGTTCAGCAACGCTCAGGGAGCGGAGTGA
- a CDS encoding sigma-54 dependent transcriptional regulator: MGIKVLLVEDDRALREALADTLLLAEHDYKAVGSAEEALAAVGAEAFNLVLSDVNMPGMDGHQLLGLLRARQPQLPVLLMTAHGAVERAVDAMRQGAADYLVKPFEPKALLDLVARHALGSLGAGESEGPVAVEPASAQLLELAARVARSDSTVLISGESGTGKEVLARYIHHHSHRASQPFIAINCAAIPDNMLEATLFGHEKGSFTGAIAAQAGKFEQADGGTILLDEISEMPLGLQAKLLRVLQEREVERVGARKPITLDIRVVATTNRDLAGEVAAGRFREDLYYRLSVFPLAWRPLRERTADILPLAERLLAKHVNKMKHAAARLSPEAQACLIGYPWPGNVRELDNAIQRALILQQGGLIQPEDFCLAGPVACAPLPMLSTAPTPLRAVEVEAESAGALGDDLRRREFQMIIDTLRTERGRRKEAAERLGISPRTLRYKLAQMRDAGMDVEAYLFAT, encoded by the coding sequence ATGGGTATCAAGGTTTTACTGGTCGAGGATGACCGCGCTTTACGCGAAGCGCTGGCGGATACGCTGTTGCTCGCCGAGCACGATTACAAGGCCGTCGGTTCCGCGGAAGAGGCCCTCGCCGCTGTCGGGGCCGAAGCGTTCAATCTGGTGCTCAGTGACGTCAACATGCCAGGTATGGATGGTCATCAGTTGCTCGGTTTGTTGCGAGCGCGTCAGCCGCAATTGCCTGTGTTGCTGATGACCGCACACGGCGCTGTGGAGCGGGCGGTTGATGCGATGCGTCAGGGTGCGGCGGATTATCTGGTCAAGCCGTTCGAGCCGAAGGCATTGCTCGACCTGGTTGCGCGCCATGCCTTGGGTAGTCTGGGTGCAGGCGAAAGTGAAGGGCCGGTGGCGGTCGAACCGGCCAGTGCGCAATTGCTCGAATTGGCGGCGCGGGTTGCACGCAGTGATTCGACGGTGTTGATCTCCGGCGAATCCGGGACCGGCAAGGAAGTGTTGGCGCGTTACATTCACCATCACTCCCACCGTGCCAGTCAGCCATTCATTGCGATCAACTGCGCCGCGATCCCGGACAACATGTTGGAAGCCACGTTGTTCGGTCACGAAAAAGGCTCGTTCACCGGCGCCATTGCGGCGCAGGCTGGCAAGTTCGAACAGGCCGATGGCGGGACAATCCTGCTCGACGAAATTTCCGAAATGCCCTTGGGGCTGCAGGCCAAACTGCTGCGTGTGCTGCAGGAACGCGAGGTCGAGCGGGTGGGGGCGCGCAAGCCGATCACGCTGGATATTCGTGTGGTCGCGACCACCAACCGGGATCTGGCCGGGGAAGTGGCGGCGGGGCGTTTCCGTGAAGATCTTTACTATCGCCTTTCGGTTTTTCCGCTGGCCTGGCGTCCGTTGCGCGAGCGCACCGCCGACATTCTGCCATTAGCCGAGCGACTGCTGGCCAAGCACGTCAATAAAATGAAGCATGCCGCGGCGCGACTGTCGCCCGAGGCGCAGGCGTGTCTGATCGGCTATCCGTGGCCGGGTAACGTGCGTGAGCTGGACAATGCGATTCAGCGCGCGTTGATCTTGCAACAGGGCGGCTTGATCCAGCCTGAGGATTTTTGCCTGGCCGGTCCGGTTGCCTGCGCGCCATTGCCGATGTTATCGACTGCGCCAACGCCGCTGCGGGCCGTGGAAGTTGAAGCCGAGTCTGCCGGGGCGTTGGGCGATGACCTGCGCCGCCGTGAATTCCAGATGATTATCGACACCTTGCGCACTGAGCGTGGCCGCCGCAAAGAGGCAGCAGAGCGCCTGGGAATCAGCCCGCGCACCCTGCGCTACAAGCTGGCGCAGATGCGCGATGCCGGAATGGATGTGGAAGCTTATCTGTTCGCCACCTGA
- the fliE gene encoding flagellar hook-basal body complex protein FliE, producing MSQGIEFNRLMLDMRAMQMDAMSAPKSTAAVPELNGSSFSDMLGQAVNKVNDTQQASTQLASAFEIGKSGVDLTDVMISSQKASVSFQALTQVRNKLVQAYQDIMQMPV from the coding sequence ATGAGCCAAGGTATTGAATTCAATCGGTTGATGCTGGACATGCGCGCCATGCAAATGGACGCCATGTCTGCGCCGAAATCGACTGCCGCCGTCCCTGAACTGAATGGCAGCAGCTTTTCCGACATGCTCGGTCAGGCCGTCAATAAAGTGAACGACACCCAGCAGGCTTCCACTCAGTTGGCCAGTGCCTTCGAGATCGGCAAGAGCGGCGTCGACCTGACCGACGTGATGATTTCCTCGCAAAAGGCCAGCGTGTCGTTCCAGGCATTGACCCAGGTGCGTAACAAGTTGGTTCAGGCTTACCAAGACATCATGCAGATGCCGGTTTAA